Proteins found in one Quercus robur chromosome 2, dhQueRobu3.1, whole genome shotgun sequence genomic segment:
- the LOC126714383 gene encoding uncharacterized protein LOC126714383, with amino-acid sequence MENITASELAGFGVGTLLLCASIAAPRIDAFISASQRSTLGMCKRCGNLRMIACSKCKGTGILKGGPFGLNLGDDLYQSVEGGGSKVPSIACTKCQARGHFCCPDCSDTSSV; translated from the exons ATGGAGAATATAACAGCTAGTGAATTGGCTGGATTTGGAGTTGGAACTCTTCTGTTATGTGCCTCCATTGCTGCCCCAAGAATTGATGCTTTCATCTCTGCCTCCCAGCGCAG CACTTTGGGTATGTGCAAGAGATGTGGCAATCTGAGGATGATAGCATGCTCAAAATGTAAAGGAACTGGTATACTTAAAGGTGGACCATTTGGTCTTAACCTTGGTGATGACTTGTATCAATCAGTAGAAGGTGGTGGATCAAAGGTGCCATCCATTGCCTGCACAAAATGTCAAGCTAGGGGCCATTTCTGCTGCCCTGATTGCTCTGACACTTCATCGGTTTGA